In Longimicrobium sp., a genomic segment contains:
- a CDS encoding DedA family protein, with the protein MQTLIDFVLHLDKHLAELTRTYGGWAYGILSLILFCETGLVVTPFLPGDSLLFAAGALAAAGGGLNVFYLWPCLLVAVFLGDNVNYWVGFRLGRRVFRPDARVLKTKYLERTEAFYAKYGGRAVVLARFVPIVRTYAPFVAGASRMPYGRFLGFSLAGSFVWITLFLFVGYFFGNIPAVKENFMVVILAIILISVIPAVVEIVRARRAERPA; encoded by the coding sequence GTGCAGACCCTCATCGATTTCGTTCTCCACCTCGACAAGCATCTTGCCGAGCTGACCCGCACGTATGGCGGGTGGGCGTACGGCATCCTCTCGCTGATCCTGTTCTGCGAGACCGGGCTGGTGGTCACCCCTTTCCTTCCCGGCGACTCGCTCCTCTTCGCGGCGGGCGCGCTGGCGGCGGCCGGCGGCGGGCTGAACGTCTTCTACCTCTGGCCCTGCCTGCTGGTCGCCGTGTTCCTGGGCGACAACGTGAACTACTGGGTGGGGTTCCGCCTGGGACGCCGCGTATTCCGCCCGGACGCGCGGGTGCTGAAGACGAAGTACCTGGAGCGCACGGAAGCGTTCTACGCGAAGTACGGCGGCCGCGCGGTGGTTCTCGCGCGCTTCGTGCCCATCGTGCGCACCTACGCGCCGTTCGTGGCCGGCGCGTCGCGGATGCCGTACGGACGCTTCCTGGGGTTCAGCCTGGCCGGATCGTTCGTGTGGATCACCCTTTTCCTCTTCGTCGGGTACTTCTTCGGGAACATCCCGGCGGTGAAGGAGAACTTCATGGTGGTGATCCTGGCCATCATCCTGATCTCCGTCATCCCCGCGGTCGTGGAGATCGTCCGCGCCCGCCGTGCCGAGCGCCCCGCCTGA
- a CDS encoding class I SAM-dependent methyltransferase, with the protein MSSEVREFYERNVESEWERLDLPLCRVEMASTLRLVDRWFPPRGEVLDIGSGPGRYALELARRGFRVTLADLSPALLERARRAFDDAGLRAEGFHAADACDLGTFAAASCDAALFLGPMYHLADGDARMEALAELRRVLRPGGVAIAAYLNSWGLLRTGLNDFPRWYRDAAFPRALMEPRSYTARELRAFTATHWSTPPAAAGELRAAGFEVATYAGAEGFCGGMAPQLAALAADDAEAYANVLAFAAETSEMPQYRDAADHLHFVVRKPAP; encoded by the coding sequence ATGAGCTCGGAGGTGCGGGAGTTCTACGAGCGGAACGTGGAGAGCGAGTGGGAGCGGCTGGACCTTCCGCTCTGCCGCGTGGAGATGGCCAGCACGCTGCGGCTGGTGGACCGGTGGTTCCCGCCGCGCGGCGAGGTGCTGGACATCGGCTCGGGGCCGGGGCGGTACGCGCTGGAGCTGGCGCGCCGCGGCTTCCGCGTGACGCTGGCCGACCTCTCCCCCGCCCTGCTGGAGCGCGCCCGCCGCGCCTTCGACGACGCGGGCCTGCGCGCGGAGGGCTTCCACGCCGCCGACGCGTGCGACCTCGGCACCTTCGCCGCCGCGTCGTGCGACGCGGCGCTCTTCCTGGGGCCGATGTACCATCTTGCCGACGGAGACGCGCGGATGGAGGCCCTGGCCGAGCTGCGGCGCGTGCTGCGGCCGGGCGGCGTGGCCATCGCCGCGTACCTGAACTCGTGGGGGCTGCTGCGCACCGGGCTCAACGACTTCCCGCGCTGGTACCGCGACGCCGCCTTCCCGCGCGCGCTGATGGAGCCGCGCTCGTACACCGCCCGGGAGCTGCGCGCCTTCACCGCCACGCACTGGAGCACCCCGCCCGCCGCGGCCGGCGAGCTCCGCGCCGCCGGCTTCGAGGTGGCCACCTACGCCGGCGCCGAGGGCTTCTGCGGCGGCATGGCGCCGCAGCTCGCCGCGCTGGCCGCGGACGATGCGGAGGCGTACGCGAACGTGCTCGCCTTCGCGGCCGAGACCAGCGAGATGCCGCAGTACCGCGACGCGGCCGACCATCTCCACTTCGTGGTCCGCAAACCCGCGCCGTGA
- a CDS encoding rhodanese-like domain-containing protein, whose amino-acid sequence MPDIPEITPTELKERLDNGEKLTIIDVREPHEWDNGNLEPYGARLIPLGELPTRVDEIPADEEVVLMCRSGSRSGRALELLRGHGHDRLLNLKGGILGWSDQVDPSIPKY is encoded by the coding sequence ATGCCCGACATCCCCGAAATCACCCCGACCGAGCTGAAGGAACGGCTCGACAACGGCGAGAAGCTGACCATCATCGACGTGCGCGAGCCGCACGAGTGGGACAACGGCAACCTGGAGCCGTACGGGGCGCGCCTCATCCCCCTAGGCGAGCTTCCCACCCGCGTGGACGAGATCCCCGCGGACGAGGAGGTGGTGCTGATGTGCCGCTCCGGCTCGCGCAGCGGCCGCGCGCTGGAGCTCCTGCGCGGGCACGGGCACGACCGGCTGCTGAACCTGAAGGGGGGGATCCTGGGCTGGAGCGACCAGGTGGACCCGTCCATCCCCAAGTACTGA
- a CDS encoding LysM peptidoglycan-binding domain-containing protein: MPIRARLLVLLAAAALLAPAAARAQDPAPRDTIHLGAAPGDTAELPADSAARPGRNPRWAQPFAVETSGQVAARPPARDVVWLNADSVRARRLAAAAARDSAEQDEADSAAAEADSADAASDSAEAPPPPRTRRAAADTTASGRRTGTRTASRDTAATGRRTTGSRTARADSATTTRRTTSRDTATTRRSTSRDTAATRRSASRDTASRARGATNRPRTHTVASGETLYGIARRYGVTSAQIRALNPDLDETLDVGTVLRLPAGARAPAQSSVRPGSPDDEDRPATARRPSPSRADTASRRTATPARTPGRRTHTVAAHETLFGIARKYGVSVDAIRRANRLEGDALRPGQTLVIPAPVPKP; the protein is encoded by the coding sequence ATGCCGATCCGCGCACGCCTGCTCGTCCTTCTCGCCGCCGCGGCGCTGCTGGCGCCCGCCGCCGCGCGCGCGCAGGACCCGGCGCCGCGCGACACCATCCACCTGGGCGCGGCGCCGGGGGATACGGCCGAGCTGCCGGCCGACAGCGCGGCGCGCCCGGGCCGCAACCCGCGCTGGGCGCAGCCGTTCGCGGTGGAGACGAGCGGGCAGGTGGCCGCCCGCCCGCCCGCCCGCGACGTGGTGTGGCTGAACGCCGACAGCGTTCGCGCGCGCCGCCTGGCCGCCGCCGCCGCGCGCGACAGCGCCGAGCAGGACGAGGCCGACAGCGCCGCCGCCGAAGCGGACTCCGCCGACGCTGCATCCGACTCCGCCGAGGCCCCGCCGCCGCCGCGCACCCGCCGCGCCGCCGCGGACACCACCGCATCCGGCCGCCGCACCGGCACCCGCACCGCCTCCCGCGACACCGCCGCCACCGGCCGCCGCACCACGGGCAGCCGTACCGCGCGGGCCGACTCGGCAACGACGACGCGACGGACAACGTCGCGCGACACGGCGACGACTCGCCGCTCCACATCGCGGGATACGGCGGCGACGCGCAGATCCGCATCGCGCGACACGGCGTCGCGGGCGCGGGGGGCGACGAATCGCCCGCGGACGCACACGGTGGCGTCGGGGGAGACGCTGTACGGGATCGCGCGGAGATACGGCGTGACCTCGGCGCAGATCCGCGCGCTGAACCCGGACCTCGACGAGACGCTGGACGTCGGCACCGTGCTGCGCCTGCCCGCCGGCGCGCGCGCACCGGCGCAGTCTTCCGTGCGACCCGGTTCGCCGGACGATGAGGATCGGCCGGCCACGGCGCGGCGTCCCTCGCCTTCGCGCGCGGACACGGCGTCGCGGCGCACGGCCACGCCCGCGCGGACGCCGGGGCGGCGCACGCACACGGTGGCCGCGCACGAGACGCTGTTCGGCATCGCGCGGAAGTACGGCGTGTCGGTGGATGCCATCCGCCGCGCCAACCGGCTGGAGGGCGACGCGCTGCGCCCCGGCCAGACGCTGGTGATCCCCGCGCCGGTGCCCAAGCCGTAG
- a CDS encoding cation:proton antiporter has product MLLAAPLTLPFTDPVLVVATATLVFLVVPLLFERFRIPGIIGLIVAGAAIGPHGAGLLARSNTIVLLGTVGLLYLMLLVGLELDLHQFARYRARSLGFGTLSFLLPGMAGMGMAMALGYALPSALLIGSVFSSHTLLAYPIASRLGIVRNAAVTAALGGTILTEVLALLVLAIVVKSRGGALDAAFWLGLAIPFAVYVAAVMLGLPRLGRWFFRTVDADGTTEFIFVLAALFVASYTAHFGGVEPIIGALLAGLALNRLIPAQGALMSRIHFAGNAIFIPFFLLSVGMLVDARALQGRAVGIAAALTAGVVASKWLASFAAEKVFGWTADEGWTVFGLTVPHAAGTLAIVLVGFDAGLLDQAEVNGVVLMILVTCLAGPWAVERYGRRVALREEQRPYDPRAAPRRIVVSLSKPETADTLMDLAFILRGAGTDEPVHPLMVVRGEGSDAEAEAEVAEAEKVLAHAVVHAAAAEVPVVPLTRVDPNVAAGIARGVAETRGSLVVLGWNARRGPGQALFGGVLDQLLQRTRQAVAAARLTRPVNTAGRVVLVLPPAIERHPGFGEALRTVNLLATGAGAQLAAVTIGGEPERLKALHAPVKPALPAAWERVEGWGELLERVGAMVRPSDLVVLASARRGTLAWHPRLVRLPEQLAALVPGSLLLLYPAEPELAADGAARISDTVAPERVVRLGAMSFVAAVGRLLEGVFDGDVAREVANVVVRNEQQFSSELVPGVVLPHVRLKGLARPVLLLGVSREGVEFPRARHPARLIFLLVSPAERADEHLQMLAEVARLLSAPERVREMIDRFAPGTELDWLHVDD; this is encoded by the coding sequence ATGCTGCTCGCCGCCCCGCTCACGCTCCCCTTCACCGACCCGGTGCTGGTCGTCGCCACCGCGACGCTGGTCTTCCTGGTCGTCCCGCTCCTCTTCGAGCGCTTCCGCATCCCCGGCATCATCGGGCTGATCGTGGCGGGCGCGGCCATCGGGCCGCACGGCGCCGGGCTGCTGGCGCGCAGCAACACCATCGTCCTGCTGGGCACCGTGGGGCTGCTGTACCTGATGCTGCTGGTCGGCCTGGAGCTGGACCTCCACCAGTTCGCCCGCTACCGCGCCCGCTCGCTCGGCTTCGGCACGCTCAGCTTCCTCCTCCCCGGGATGGCGGGGATGGGGATGGCGATGGCGCTGGGCTACGCGCTTCCCTCCGCGCTCCTCATCGGCTCGGTCTTCTCGTCGCACACCCTGCTGGCGTACCCCATCGCCAGCCGGCTGGGGATCGTGCGCAACGCGGCGGTCACCGCGGCGCTGGGGGGAACGATCCTCACCGAGGTGCTGGCGCTGCTCGTCCTGGCCATCGTGGTGAAGTCGCGCGGCGGGGCGCTGGACGCGGCGTTCTGGCTGGGGCTGGCGATCCCGTTCGCCGTCTACGTGGCCGCGGTGATGCTGGGGCTGCCGCGGCTGGGGCGGTGGTTCTTCCGCACCGTGGACGCCGACGGGACCACGGAGTTCATCTTCGTGCTCGCCGCCCTCTTCGTGGCCTCGTACACGGCGCACTTCGGCGGGGTGGAGCCCATCATCGGCGCGCTGCTGGCGGGGCTGGCGCTGAACCGGCTGATCCCCGCGCAGGGCGCGCTGATGAGCCGCATCCACTTCGCCGGCAACGCCATCTTCATCCCCTTCTTCCTGCTGTCGGTGGGAATGCTGGTGGACGCGCGGGCGCTGCAGGGGCGCGCCGTGGGGATCGCCGCGGCGCTGACCGCCGGCGTGGTCGCGAGCAAGTGGCTGGCGTCGTTCGCGGCCGAGAAGGTGTTCGGGTGGACGGCGGACGAGGGCTGGACCGTCTTCGGCCTCACCGTCCCGCACGCGGCGGGGACGCTGGCGATCGTGCTCGTCGGCTTCGACGCCGGGCTGCTGGACCAGGCCGAGGTGAACGGCGTGGTATTGATGATCCTGGTGACCTGCCTGGCCGGGCCGTGGGCGGTGGAGCGCTATGGGAGACGGGTGGCGCTGCGCGAGGAGCAGCGCCCGTACGATCCGCGGGCCGCGCCGCGCCGCATCGTGGTCTCGCTCTCCAAGCCGGAGACGGCCGACACGCTGATGGACCTGGCGTTCATCCTGCGCGGCGCGGGGACCGACGAGCCGGTGCACCCGCTGATGGTGGTGCGCGGCGAGGGGAGCGACGCCGAGGCCGAGGCGGAAGTGGCCGAGGCGGAGAAGGTGCTGGCGCACGCGGTGGTGCACGCCGCGGCGGCGGAGGTGCCGGTGGTGCCGCTCACCCGCGTGGACCCCAACGTGGCCGCGGGAATCGCGCGCGGCGTGGCGGAGACGCGCGGGAGCCTGGTCGTGCTCGGCTGGAACGCGCGGCGTGGGCCGGGGCAGGCGCTGTTCGGCGGCGTGCTGGACCAGCTTCTCCAGCGCACCCGGCAGGCGGTGGCCGCGGCGCGGCTGACGCGCCCGGTGAACACGGCGGGGCGCGTCGTCCTGGTCCTCCCCCCGGCCATCGAGCGCCACCCCGGCTTCGGCGAGGCGCTGCGGACGGTGAACCTGCTGGCCACCGGCGCCGGTGCCCAGCTCGCCGCGGTCACCATCGGCGGCGAGCCGGAGCGGCTGAAGGCGCTGCACGCGCCGGTGAAGCCCGCGCTCCCCGCCGCGTGGGAGCGGGTGGAGGGGTGGGGCGAGCTGCTGGAGCGGGTGGGGGCGATGGTGCGGCCCAGCGACCTGGTCGTTCTGGCCAGCGCGCGGCGCGGGACGCTGGCGTGGCACCCGCGGCTGGTGCGGCTTCCCGAGCAGCTGGCGGCGCTGGTCCCCGGCTCGCTCCTCCTGCTCTACCCCGCCGAGCCCGAGCTGGCGGCCGACGGCGCGGCGCGGATCTCCGACACCGTGGCGCCGGAGCGCGTGGTGCGCCTGGGGGCGATGTCGTTCGTCGCGGCGGTGGGGCGGCTGCTGGAGGGGGTGTTCGATGGCGACGTGGCCCGCGAGGTGGCCAACGTGGTGGTGCGCAACGAGCAGCAGTTCTCGTCGGAGCTGGTGCCGGGCGTGGTGCTGCCGCACGTGCGGCTGAAGGGGCTGGCCCGGCCGGTGCTGCTGCTGGGCGTGAGCCGCGAGGGGGTCGAGTTCCCTCGCGCCCGGCACCCCGCCCGCCTCATCTTCCTGCTGGTGAGCCCCGCCGAGCGCGCCGACGAGCACCTGCAGATGCTGGCCGAGGTGGCCCGCCTGCTGAGCGCTCCCGAGCGGGTGCGGGAGATGATCGACCGTTTCGCCCCCGGAACCGAGCTGGACTGGCTGCATGTCGACGACTGA
- a CDS encoding zinc ribbon domain-containing protein, producing MMVAAVFLQAQTAPTLPWWVLYVAIVALAWGTWRLAKSRWWAGCLGAAVGWFVLVAIAALTIPADGWGLIVVLPFIPPLVCAWTLLGRRAASRAAGVGPRFPGPAFRQLPPGVMEGQPSARAVQRSKVMVARYQAGMPRNAAFIARLRYVSGLGDLSPRPVDLFVGGGRVWVAPLTAEPPPPVPLPVRDVLRVDVWPEIEGPPTLRVNWSPPGAEGTRDLVLATLPAVPANLVTPQLEAIAAVLTGLIRAETQAIELADDAPEPPPAPAELSACPRCGETLPPGATACPRCALPV from the coding sequence ATGATGGTGGCAGCCGTGTTCCTCCAGGCCCAGACCGCGCCGACGCTGCCGTGGTGGGTGCTGTACGTGGCGATCGTGGCGCTCGCGTGGGGCACCTGGCGCCTGGCGAAGTCCCGCTGGTGGGCGGGGTGCCTGGGGGCCGCCGTGGGATGGTTCGTGCTCGTGGCCATCGCGGCGCTCACCATCCCGGCCGACGGGTGGGGCTTGATCGTGGTGCTGCCGTTCATCCCGCCGCTGGTGTGCGCGTGGACGCTGCTGGGCCGCCGCGCCGCGTCGCGCGCGGCGGGGGTGGGGCCGCGCTTTCCCGGCCCGGCGTTCCGCCAGCTCCCGCCGGGGGTGATGGAGGGGCAGCCGAGCGCCCGCGCCGTGCAGCGCAGCAAGGTGATGGTCGCGCGCTACCAGGCGGGGATGCCGCGCAACGCCGCCTTCATCGCGCGGCTGCGCTACGTCTCCGGGCTGGGAGATCTGTCGCCGCGGCCGGTGGACCTGTTCGTGGGCGGCGGGCGGGTGTGGGTGGCGCCGCTCACCGCCGAGCCGCCCCCGCCGGTTCCCCTCCCCGTGCGCGACGTGCTGCGGGTGGACGTGTGGCCGGAGATCGAGGGCCCGCCCACGCTGCGCGTCAACTGGAGCCCGCCCGGCGCGGAGGGCACGCGCGACCTGGTCCTCGCCACCCTCCCCGCCGTCCCCGCGAACCTGGTCACGCCGCAGCTGGAGGCGATCGCCGCCGTGCTGACGGGGCTGATCCGCGCGGAAACGCAGGCCATCGAGCTCGCCGACGACGCGCCGGAGCCGCCGCCCGCGCCCGCCGAGCTTTCCGCATGCCCCCGCTGTGGCGAAACCCTCCCGCCCGGCGCCACCGCCTGCCCCCGCTGCGCGCTCCCCGTCTGA
- a CDS encoding PRC-barrel domain-containing protein yields the protein MANANGPRAEILRSRDFIGWAVTAANGANVGTVSDILIDRRGQVRYLAVDPGFFKKSYLLPVEALEWGEGSLQTSWTDAQVKHLPPYDASVPLTAEVLGEMNHAFPRFYGEHAGTAYEPGEGPSVVPLKDARDFRLARGAPNLKGWAVYGGDNEKVGTVTQMLVDPVAMKVRYLDVDLADDLFGLVDDRHVLVPLEAVELRDRSQDVWVQGLSGRDIARLPAYLGGPVDPLLEQASERAFRLSEQRPPVLVQADEDAAAELPPPSREMDMVPRDAEFAAPPPPADAPPSLTGDLTPHERPPIVVDEGPGAAGMPPPLPDEHGEPPLVPYDPPPDERDRS from the coding sequence ATGGCCAATGCGAACGGGCCGCGCGCGGAGATCCTTCGCTCGCGCGACTTCATCGGCTGGGCGGTGACGGCGGCGAACGGCGCCAACGTGGGCACCGTGAGCGACATCCTGATCGACCGGCGCGGGCAGGTGCGCTACCTGGCGGTCGATCCCGGCTTCTTCAAGAAGTCCTACCTTCTCCCCGTCGAGGCGCTGGAGTGGGGCGAGGGCTCGCTGCAGACCTCGTGGACCGACGCGCAGGTGAAGCACCTGCCGCCGTACGACGCCTCCGTGCCGCTGACCGCCGAGGTGCTGGGGGAGATGAACCACGCCTTCCCGCGCTTCTACGGCGAGCACGCGGGCACCGCCTACGAGCCGGGCGAGGGCCCCAGCGTGGTGCCGCTGAAGGACGCGCGCGACTTCCGGCTGGCCAGGGGCGCGCCGAACCTGAAGGGGTGGGCGGTCTACGGCGGCGACAACGAGAAGGTGGGCACGGTCACGCAGATGCTGGTGGACCCGGTGGCGATGAAGGTGCGCTACCTGGACGTGGACCTGGCCGACGACCTGTTCGGCCTGGTGGACGACCGCCACGTGCTGGTGCCGCTGGAGGCGGTGGAGCTGCGCGACCGCAGCCAGGACGTGTGGGTGCAGGGGCTGTCCGGGCGCGACATCGCCCGCCTGCCCGCGTACCTGGGCGGCCCGGTGGACCCGCTGCTGGAGCAGGCCTCCGAGCGCGCCTTCCGCCTTTCCGAGCAGCGTCCGCCCGTGCTGGTGCAGGCGGATGAGGATGCTGCCGCCGAGCTTCCGCCCCCGTCGCGGGAGATGGACATGGTCCCGCGCGACGCCGAGTTCGCCGCCCCGCCCCCGCCCGCCGACGCGCCGCCCTCGCTCACCGGCGACCTGACGCCGCACGAGCGCCCGCCCATCGTGGTAGACGAGGGTCCCGGCGCGGCCGGCATGCCCCCTCCGCTCCCCGACGAGCACGGCGAGCCGCCCCTGGTCCCGTACGACCCGCCGCCGGACGAGCGCGACCGGTCATAG
- a CDS encoding SDR family oxidoreductase yields the protein MKLSGRTVLITGASAGIGAACARAFAEEGARLILCARRAGRLEEAAEKLRGAGTDVLLLELDVRDQAAVMERIAGLPAEWREIDVLVNNAGLGRGMDKLWEGSPADWDEMVDTNVKGLLYVTRAVVPGMAERKRGHVINLGSVAGHEVYPGGAVYCATKHAVGAITRGLRMDVLGTGIRVSTVDPGMVETEFSVVRFHGDEARAKNVYRGMTALTADDIAETIVWVATRPPHVCIDEVIIKPTDQASATLVHRTT from the coding sequence ATGAAGCTGTCCGGAAGAACCGTCCTGATCACCGGCGCCAGCGCGGGGATCGGCGCGGCGTGCGCGCGCGCGTTCGCGGAGGAGGGGGCGCGGCTGATCCTGTGCGCGCGCCGCGCCGGCCGCCTGGAGGAGGCCGCGGAGAAGCTGCGCGGCGCGGGAACCGACGTGCTGCTGCTGGAGCTGGACGTTCGCGACCAGGCCGCGGTGATGGAACGCATCGCCGGGCTGCCGGCGGAGTGGCGGGAGATCGACGTGCTGGTGAACAACGCCGGCCTGGGACGCGGAATGGACAAGCTCTGGGAGGGGAGCCCGGCCGACTGGGACGAGATGGTGGACACCAACGTGAAGGGGCTGCTCTACGTCACCCGCGCGGTGGTGCCGGGGATGGCCGAGCGGAAGCGCGGGCACGTGATCAACCTGGGCTCCGTCGCGGGGCACGAGGTGTACCCCGGTGGCGCCGTGTACTGCGCCACCAAGCACGCGGTGGGGGCGATCACGAGGGGGTTGCGGATGGACGTCCTCGGCACCGGCATCCGCGTCAGCACGGTGGACCCGGGGATGGTGGAGACGGAGTTCAGCGTGGTCCGCTTCCACGGCGACGAGGCGCGCGCGAAGAACGTCTACCGCGGGATGACGGCGCTCACCGCGGACGACATCGCCGAGACGATCGTGTGGGTGGCCACGCGCCCGCCGCACGTCTGCATCGACGAGGTCATCATCAAGCCCACCGACCAGGCGAGCGCGACGCTGGTGCACCGGACCACCTGA